CTAATCGCAAGTACATTAAAGTAAAGGCAGATCTTGAAGGTTCGTTAAACAAGGTAAAGGCTGTCTTTCAAAATATTGCACAACAGAAAGCCTGGGTATACAGCACCAAACAAGCCTACCTGATCCAGCAAGTTGATGATCATACCCTTCTATACTACAATGAGACCTCACTACCTTGGCCGGCAAGCAATAGGGATGTTGCCATCAACATGAAACTAACGGAAGATAATGCGCAACACAAACTGGTAATAACACAAGAAGGCAAGCCCAGTGCAGCCCCAACACATAAAGGAGTAGTGCGTATTCCGCATTTGAGTGCCAACTGGCAGTTCCATGAAGTGGCAAACAATCAGTTAACGGCGGAATATTACCTGGACCTTGATCCCGGAGGCTCCCTACCTACGTGGGTAATCAACATGTTTATTGCGAAAGGCCCCTATGAAACATTTATGCAACTCAGGCAAATGCTCAAGCAGTAATAAGCAAATTTGCAGGTTCACCACATAGTGCATTTAACAAGATGCAGTTCTTTATCAAAAAAGAGCCTAATCACCTCACCTTATCGTATTGTTATTGTTTGAAAAAAGCAGTTGGCTGGCTTTTAATGAATAAGAATAGTGGTCTGACTGATAACCCAGTCAGACCACTATTACCAGCAGCATTTATTTTTTTCCGCCTGGCGCCACTACAATTTTTCTTGTCATCACGCCTGTTGCAGTCGTTAGCTGTAACCAATAGGCACCATTAGCCTTTCCTGCAGCATTCCAGCTGAACTGGTACTTTGCACCGGCATTGACTGCACCATTGTATAACTGTTTTACCA
This genomic interval from Flavisolibacter tropicus contains the following:
- a CDS encoding START domain-containing protein, encoding MKKGLVLLLVLSLSLHHLPIQAQAPSTVTWKLAKQANGIQVYTADVDGSNRKYIKVKADLEGSLNKVKAVFQNIAQQKAWVYSTKQAYLIQQVDDHTLLYYNETSLPWPASNRDVAINMKLTEDNAQHKLVITQEGKPSAAPTHKGVVRIPHLSANWQFHEVANNQLTAEYYLDLDPGGSLPTWVINMFIAKGPYETFMQLRQMLKQ